Sequence from the Clostridium saccharobutylicum DSM 13864 genome:
ACGATATTTTTTATGTGAATACGAAACAAGTTTAATGAAACAAAGTAAAAACAAAGTCTCAAAATTAGATAGAGATTTGTATTTCATTCAACCATATGACTCTATAGAACATATATATCCTCAAAACTCACATAATCAATATTGGTTAAGAATGTTTAAGAATTTTTCGACCAAAGAACGAAGTAGTCTAAAATGCTCATTAGGTAACTTTGTCGGTATATCAAAACCCAAAAATGGTAAATTAGGTAACAAATCTTTTCCTGATAAAAAATATAATTTAGAAAATTCATTAGGATATAAATATGGAAGCTATGCAGAAATAGAATTAACTAACTACGAAGATTGGAGTGCCAATGAAATCTTAAGCAGAGGAATTAAGTTAGTGAATTTTCTTATAACTAGATGGAATATTAAAATTGGCTCTTCAAAAAAGAGTGAAAAAAAAGATTTTCTAGGGTTATCCTTTCTTAAATGATAATGTTTAATAAATAATAAAAAATTCATATAACTGCTTTTTAGTTATATGAATTTTTTATCCAATTTTAGTAAATTTGGCATTTACTTATGATATGGTTCACCCTTCATTATCCTAAATCCCCTATAAATTTGTTCCAAAAGCATAACTCTGAAAAGTTGGTGTGGAAATGTCATCTTTGAGAAACATAATTTATAATTAGCTCTAACTAAAACACTTTTTGAAATTCCAAGACTTCCTCCTATTATAAAAGCAACATTAGAATTTCCAATTACACCTAAGTTATGTATATAATCTGAAAACTCTTGTGAAGTTAGTTGCTTCCCACATAAATCCATTGCTACTACAAACATATTATCTTTAATTTTATTTAATATTGCTTGCCCTTCTTTTTCCTTAATTGCTTCCTCTTCTTTTTCAGAAGCATTATCTGGTGTTTTTTCATCTGCAATTTCTATTATATCTAGTTTACAATACCTATTTAGTCTCTTAGAATACTCTTCTATAGCATCTTTTAAATATTTTTCTTTTAGTTTTCCAACAGTAATTATAGTAATATTCATCTTTCTTACGTTATTCAATGAATTTTTAACAAATTCATTGAATAATTCTCCCTTCAGTACTTTGAATTAATTTTATCTTTAGGCACAATCAAATAAACTTGTTATTTATTTGATTGTGCCTTAAGCTTCTTTTATTTTTCTCTTTGCTCTTATTTTATATAGTCTATATGCAGTAAGAACTGCTCCAATACCACATATTATACCTGCTGCCACATAAACATACTGCATTCCATATACAAAAATATCATCTCTTCCTTCTATATATCCTGTAACATGATATCCTATCTTACTACTCATTCGATTATATAAAAATGTAGTGGATAATGATACACCAAAAACCATTCCTAAATTTCTTACTAATGCATTTATGCTTCCTGCAATTCCAAGCTTATTCTTATCCACAGTAGACATAACTAACGAATTATTAGGAGATTGGAACATTCCATTACCTACGCTTATAACTGTTATAAATACAATTAGTAAACCCAAATGAGAATATTGATTTAATATTGACATTAAAAATAATCCCAAACTAGTTCCTACAAGACCTAAGAATGTTAAAACTTCTGAACCTAATCTATCTGATACATATCCACTCATAGGTGCAACAACTGATAATATTATTGGTGAAACCATCATTAAAATACCTGTAAGTGATGGTGTTAACTTCATAACATATTGCAAATAAAATGGAAGAATTATATTTGAGCAGCTTATTGCTACAAAAGAAATAAATGCACAAAATACACTTAGTGAAAACAAGGAATTATTAAATATTTCGAGTTTTATTAATGGTTGATCTATTTTCTTTTCAACTATTATAAATAAAATAAATAATACAAATGCAATTATAAAGCTCATAATAATAGCATTATTGTTAAAACCAATTTCTTTACCAAACGTTAATGCTCCAAATAATAATATCATAGCTAAACCAAACAACACTGCACCTTTTGCATCTAATTTTTCATTTACATTACTATCACTTTTTGGTAGTGTCTTCATTGCAAGAACAAATGCCAATACACCTATTGGTACATTTATTAAGAAAATATATTGCCAGCTTAAAGCTGATACTATTATCCCTCCTATTGGTGGACCTACCATTGAACCTAATGCTACAAATGTCCCGTTTACTCCTAGTGCTCTTCCTCTTTCATTACTAGGGAATGTATGTGTTATAATTCCATGACTTGTTGACATAGTTCCTGCAGCACCTATAGCTTGAAGACCTCTCGAAATTACCAACATTACTAATGAATTAGATATTCCGCAGGTTAAAGATCCAATTGTAAAAATCACAATCCCTGTTTTAAAAATTGTAGTTTTTCCTTTAATATCAGCTAATCTTCCAAATATAAGAATTGTTCCTACTATAACTATTAAATAACTTGTGACTGCCCACTCTATAGATGCCATACTTACTGAAAGTTTTTCAGCCATGACAGGTAGCGCAACATTTACTATACTACTATCAAGAGTAGCCATAAATGTTAATAACACTATCGTGAGTAATATTATCCATCTTTTCTTATGTGCTCTATCATCATTCTCTACATTTTGCATATTTTTTTGTCCTTTCTGTATATATCTTTTGTACAATGCATGTTACTCACGTGAAAATAAATAACAATTCCAATTTGTCATGGATATTTTTCATCAGACAAGGAAGTAAATTGCCCTTATAGTGTGTCTATTAAGTCAATTTGTAGGCTCAGCATGATGAAAAATAGATTGGCAAAGAGACTTTTTATTTATTTAAATACGCCTTAACTGCGTTTAAATCTAAATTATAATATACTTTTATTATTTGCACAAATGAGATGATAATTCTTAAAACATAATAAATATAATCCACAGTTTTTTACTTTTAAAAAAAATTATCCACAAATTTATTATTATTATGTGAAAAAGTAGAGAGATTTAATAAAATCCTCTCTACTTCCTTTATATTTCTGTGAATTATTCTAACTAAGCTTTAATAAGTATTGCAACTCTGACAACTTAATATTTGTTTTTTAACAAAGCTAATTATATTTTTATTTATTATTTCAATTTAAATGATCCTACCATTTCATTTAAATTATCTGATGAATATTCTAACACCTCAGTAGCTTGTTTTAATTGTTTTATTCCATCTAAAATCTTCTCAACAACTACTAATGATTTTTCACTCTTATTTGAACTGCTTTCAGTAGATTGCTCTATTCTGTCTGCCATAGTACTAACATTATTCATAACATCACCTACACTTTCACTTTGAGTTGATGTTATTTGTGTGATAGACTTCATAGCATCAGATATTATATTTATATCTTTATTAATTTTGTTAAAAGATTTCATTGAATCTTTTACGCTTGTTGTAGACTTAATTATTTTGCTATTTATCTCTCCTGCATATTCAAAAGTAGATTGAGTTTGCCCCTGAACTTGATTAATGAAATTGCTTATTGACTTAGTTGCCTCTTCTGTCTCAGATGCTAGTTTAGATATTTCTCCCGCTACAACTGAAAATCCCTTTCCACTTTCCCCTGCTCTAGCTGCCTCAATTGATGCATTAAGAGCTAGCAGCTGAGTTTGTTTGCTGATATTACTTATTACATTAACAACTTCACTTATCTTTTTAGAATATCCTTGCAACGTGTTAATTGAGTTTACAGTTTCACCAATAGTAATCTCTAAATCTTTCATATTTCCTATAACCTCTTTTGAAGCATTTTGAGCTACAGATGCATTGTCATTTGTTTCTTCAACTATTCCGGAAACTTCTAATACAAGGCTGTCCATTTCTTGAATTGAGGCTGATATTTCAGAAAACTTGTTCTTTGTATCTTGGAATACTACATTTTGTTCTTGAGAATTTTCTAATAAACTTACAACCGTATTCTCAATTAACCCCATGCCGTTTTTAACATCATTAGTTATTTCTGAAACTATGTTAACTGATTTTTTAGTTGTTTTTGCTGATTTCTTAACTCTATCTAACATACTCATTTGATTGTTTATAAATTTATTAAACCATCTTGATAATTCTCCAATTTCATCAGATGACATCTTCTTAACTCTCT
This genomic interval carries:
- the rlmH gene encoding 23S rRNA (pseudouridine(1915)-N(3))-methyltransferase RlmH yields the protein MNITIITVGKLKEKYLKDAIEEYSKRLNRYCKLDIIEIADEKTPDNASEKEEEAIKEKEGQAILNKIKDNMFVVAMDLCGKQLTSQEFSDYIHNLGVIGNSNVAFIIGGSLGISKSVLVRANYKLCFSKMTFPHQLFRVMLLEQIYRGFRIMKGEPYHK
- a CDS encoding MFS transporter; translation: MQNVENDDRAHKKRWIILLTIVLLTFMATLDSSIVNVALPVMAEKLSVSMASIEWAVTSYLIVIVGTILIFGRLADIKGKTTIFKTGIVIFTIGSLTCGISNSLVMLVISRGLQAIGAAGTMSTSHGIITHTFPSNERGRALGVNGTFVALGSMVGPPIGGIIVSALSWQYIFLINVPIGVLAFVLAMKTLPKSDSNVNEKLDAKGAVLFGLAMILLFGALTFGKEIGFNNNAIIMSFIIAFVLFILFIIVEKKIDQPLIKLEIFNNSLFSLSVFCAFISFVAISCSNIILPFYLQYVMKLTPSLTGILMMVSPIILSVVAPMSGYVSDRLGSEVLTFLGLVGTSLGLFLMSILNQYSHLGLLIVFITVISVGNGMFQSPNNSLVMSTVDKNKLGIAGSINALVRNLGMVFGVSLSTTFLYNRMSSKIGYHVTGYIEGRDDIFVYGMQYVYVAAGIICGIGAVLTAYRLYKIRAKRKIKEA